From the Cloeon dipterum chromosome 4, ieCloDipt1.1, whole genome shotgun sequence genome, the window TCGCAGTTATTTCGGATATCCCGCTTCATCCGCGTCAAGCAGCATCCGCATTCATCTAGATCTACGTTTTGGGCTTCTAGAGAAGAAGAATATTCggataaattagattttcattCGCGTTGAATGGTAGAAAAGCGGGAAAAGCGTGCATGATGAGCTTGCTAATTCAAATGGCTCTGCCAGCGCTCGTCCTGGTCCTGTTTGCGGCCTCTGGACGGGGCCAGGAGGTGGGTCTGCTGCAGCATTAACCTCATCTTTTTAATGCTAAGATTGCGACTTTACAGAATTATTGTTCCTTAAAAGAGAATCTCCGTGTTAAGTGCCGAGTTTCGTATAATTTTAGATGCAGCGAGGATTCGAGCAGAGGGGGTGGTCATCAGACGGCGACTACAAACTGGTGCGCGGCCCAGAAGTTAAAAACAACATGGGAAACCTGGACTACAATGACATAGATAGCCAGACAGAAGTACCGGATAAGGTAAAAAGGTTGCAACAATTAGCAACGTTTCGATTTTTTCTTCGTTCTCTAATGTACTGCTCCAAGAGGAacttttacgatttttttaaatctgaattttcttaattcaaaattaatatttttcgttttatcaGGAACTTGACATGATCGACTCTACTGAAGAGGAAGCCACCTTTGAACCTGAAACTGAGCCAGCCAAACCTGTGGTCAAAATTGCTGCGGATGCAGGAAAGGGAAATCAGAAACAACAGGAAGTCATCactcttttttattacttaGTGGCGACCCTTCTTGCTGGTGAGCAGCCTTTGGTACTGCTAACTATCGTGACTAATACAAATTTCCGCAGAGTTCCTCATACTTGCAATTATCATAGTTTTGGGTGAGAGCGCGAAGAAGTTTGGCTCAAAGTCAACCGAAATCGTGGAAGTCTAATCGATTCTCCTCTCTGACGATGTTTTCGCGTTTGCTGGCACTTtgatttttgaattgaaactTATTTCACACCATTGTTGGGCCTAAGAGCTTgaccaatttattaatttctactTATTATGTTACGTAAGCAGTACTACAAAGTTTGGTTATCTATAAATGTGAACATAAtgcaattcataaaataaataatcctcaaagcaagaaaataaatattcttttggaAAGCATAACCTACTGATGAAAGACGCATGCAACGATAGCCATATTTAGtagtaatattatttttgaccaTATGTAGACTTTGGTTCTTATAAAAAATCGTTATTAAGCGCCTTGTATTCATGGACATGCAACTTTCTGAACAAACGTGCGATGCAGGTTGCCTATTTCTTCGCGATAGATGCGATCTACTCTctgttaaaattggaattaagttcaataaaaatcgaacTGGTAAGTGCAAACAATATTTGACCTTTTTACTGCGCTTCAACAAATTCAATTCTGCTCTGTCTGTTCTTTgcgttaaaatgttttctggAAACCGAAACCGGTTGTGCTCGGCGGCGCTTTACCATGAAATTCCCTTCACCATGAGATTTTATGCTTCGATGAGCACATTGGACCACAAATTATTTAACGCCTGAACTTCAAGCATAGGCAACTTTCTGGACAAAGCTGCGGTGCAGGGGGCCTATATTGCATATATTATCACATTTACTCTGTTAAAATCAGcttgaattttcataaatgaTTTCCTTGGATTCACTTAATTAGGAGAAAATCGCAATTGCAGCTATTAAAGCTGATTTTTTCGTGTCAAATTGCTGCAAGTGAGTTTTTACTTCGATTCTGAATGGCAGAAACACATTATAAATGGATATCAAACataattcaaagaaataaaatacgcaaATTGAAGATCGCTGCTTAAATTCTTTTCTCCAGGAAtgctcgacgctgattggctcaCGTGACCTAGCAAGACTAACAACTATCCCGCAGTTGCTTAGCAACAACAACTAAACATTAATTCTTTGTAAATTACGCGGGAGATTTGGTTGATCGCGTACGTCgaccaatcagcgtcgaggattcatCCTGCAAAGAATTCTTTCCTCGTTCATCAATTTATGGGATTTTAATCATAGCTAACAATATTAATGTGTTTCCGTgaggataaatttattgcccaACCCTTTAACTGCAAGAATAGATATCATAATAACCTTTTTTGTTGGCTATTCAGAACGTCCGCCGTCCTCCGCCACGCGAAAATAGATCTCGTTTCTTCAGGGAAATTATGTATTCTCCCCGGAGTGAAGGAAACTTACAAGTTATGTCATCATCTTGTTGATCATAAATTAGggaattaatcaatttaccGTGGTGATGCGCTGTTGGGGTAGATCAAATTTGCCTCTGCTATGCTCCACTTTCggtaaaaattttgctgcgGAGAGCTGGTGAAAATCCTGTCTGCCTTCCTACCTGTATTTCCTGAGTTTGGACGCGTAAAACTTCTTTGCCCACGTCCCTGGTGACCCTGGTAGCTGGCAGCCATCGGGAGCGTGAGGACTGCGacctgaaaaatgttttctacgCCCTTCTCTGAACAGCTGGATGAGAGGCGATCGAGCTTCAAGAATTCTGGGTGAGGACAATAAtcagaaattgattttggacCTGGACGTGCAGAACGtaagtgttattttttttcattttcctctaTTCGAAGCTTTTTGAAACTTGGAAGAAAGATGGACTTTCTTTTTGCCAAagaaaattgctaattaaatttctttaattggaATTCTGACTGATTTTCTAGATAATAAGTCTTATTTGCCTGAAAGGTggtaaaattgaatgaaatggTGACATTttaggttaaaatatttattttgaattgatgcGGAATAGTATATAAAATGTTACAAAGCCCAAAATGATTACATTTCTcgtagaattttaattataatagcCCTGAAAATCTAAAGAGTCCCAACAAGCTCATAGGTTTTGCTAAGAAGTGTGTTGCAGACGTCAGCACCTTCGTTGACGTAGCTGCCCTTGCCGACGAGGTGCAGGTCAACAACAGGAGCCAGTTGCCCCAGTTGGCGGAAAAGTAGCTCAGGGTCTTCTTTGGACTCGTGCCTGAGTCTGAACTTCCAGAGGACGTAGGGACTGAGAGGCACGTTGCCTTCGTTTAACTTCTCAACTGCTGCATTGGCTGATACAGGGTTTCCCTGGCGGTTGGTTTCAAAGCTCAGGGTCAGGTTGAGTTCCTCGCCCGAGACAGCGTATATGCCTGCACCACAGCGATAGTAGCTTCGCTTTCCACGCACCATTTCAAGGTGGAAGTGGTCTAGCAGTTCTCTCAGGGTTTGGGCAACCTTCTCGTCTTCGGAGGTGATGTTCAGGGTAACCCAGTTGGCTTTgacggcgtttctgacgccaACTGACCAAACAGACGCATCCAAGGTGATCTGCTCGCCCTGGAGGAGTTTTTTAATGCTCGTCTCGTACTCGGAATGGCGCCAAGTGTAAAAGGGATTTGTTGACTTCAACATCGAGAATTCGGTCTTGATGACGTCAGCGTCCTTTTTGTCTGTCTGCGTTTTTTCAGCCTTCAGCACGTCCCGAATCTGCTCGAGATTATTCTTGAGAATTGTCACCACCCTCTCCTTCGGTGCTGAGAACAGTTCCAGGATGTTTTTGTCGACCACTGCCTGCACCTTTCCTGTTCCGAACGGAAATGAAACTTGTCGGTACGCGGAGTAGACGAAGCCAAACTCGCGCACCAGTTGCCTCAGCTTAACACGTTGCGATGTTTTTTCAAGAGAGTTGCAATCTTCCGTGCTGCACTGGACACCAgatatttttccaagaaaatcaaACAGTTTGATTCTGAACCTCAGCTGCTCGATTTGTTCGTAGGCATCTACCAGAGTGGTCAGAACGTCTAGCAGATCGGTCACAATGATGGAAAATCCCTCGTCTTTAGCAAAGAAGTCTTGCGTCACTTTCTGTAAGAGTGAAATGAATGCTTTGGCCGTTTGCTTGAGCTCAAGTTTCTGGAAAAGGAGTtcgaatgaatttttctgcGTCAATTCCAAAGCTGTCGACTTGAAGGTTTGCAGCATTTGTTCCACGAGGGGTTTGAATGTTTTGTGCAAGTTCTGCTCATATTCACCAAGATCTTTCAAAGTCTCCAGATTCTTTTCTATCACATCGTCTATCTGATTCAATTTGGCCTTGTCGTTTGAGTAGCGGAGATATGTATTCCCGATTTCAGCTGCAGTTCCCAGTGCAACACTATGTCTTCTTAAAGTCTGTCTTGaagtttcaaactttttgattCTACTTTCGTAGTCACTTTCAGACGAAGGTTGATATGTTCCAATTTTCGACGCAAAATCAAGGTCCACTGTATCCATCACGCTTTGAAAGTCGATCGCCACATGTGGTGCATCCCTCACAATCAGCCTTTGAATCGTCTCTCGGTTTTTGTCGCTCAAGAATTTGTCTGTTGCATCCAACTCCGCCACTGCTTTCATCGCATGAATCATATTTTCACGTTGCTCTTTTTTCTGACGCTccatattttgtaaaataacgTTTGCTAGTTTTATTCTTTCAACATGCTGCGTGTACTGAAGTTCCTTTGGCTGGGGCACAGCTGCATGAACTATTCCTGACACAGTGGGCCCCACCAATGCAGCTGGAGGAAAGAACAGGCCCGTCAATATTGAGGCTACGTTTACAATGCtcaaaccaatattttttatcatgtCTCTTTCCACTTCTTTTCGGTGTTCTGCGAGAGTTTTGGCCTGTTTTATGTGATGGAATCTCAtaacatcaaatttttcaagaagacTCCTAAACTCTTCATCCGCCTGCCGCTTCATACCTTCAAAGTTACGCTGTTGAACCTTTTCAATCATTTGTGCTGCAGCTTCAATCGTTTTCGCTAATGACTTCTTCTCAGCATCCACCAATTCATACTTGCTCACGTCTCTCAGGGCTGTCCCGACGTCATTAAGGCGATGCAGTTGCCACTCAACTAATTCTGCGAGTCGAACAACCTGTTTTCCATCATTGTATGTCCGCAACGTGTCAAGCAAACTGCTCAGCTCCATTTCCAAAGCGTCTGTTTTGTGGTCACGGTGAATTTCTCTCCACTGACGAACTGATTCCAATATGATGGAATAGTACAACAGTTGTGATTTAATCGCGTCGTCGTGTCCGTTGTGTGGTGCTTCTAGGTCAATTTCTGCGGCTTCCAGGAGAGATGTGTAGGAAAACTGCGTGACGAACTTGTcagagttgaaataaaatttcagaagtCTTCCTGCGCCTGATTCAGGTACCAGTGGAAGGTTTTGACTGGAGAGATACTTGCGGAGTTCCAAGACCGTTCCAAATAGGTCACTATCatgaaacttttgttttctggAATTTGTCTCAAGTGAAGGTAAACCATCGGGGCCTTTAGAAGCATTAACAAGTGCATAGTTGCAATGAGCACTTATGCTTAAGTAAACTAAAGATAATGCCATTGTTTGAACTTGCATTTTCATgccaaatgtaaaaatattttctaaatcgAACGGATCCATTTCTTTAATCTGTTTTAACTGACAAGGCCTGCCTGATCCACCCGGGAATCCTCCTCTACCACCTGTGCCTTGTTTGCCTAATGTGGACCTCGTTTTAATCAAAGGGTTTTCAGTTTTGAGCATAATATGCTGTGTGCCTGCAAGCGCAC encodes:
- the LOC135944336 gene encoding uncharacterized protein LOC135944336 — protein: MMSLLIQMALPALVLVLFAASGRGQEMQRGFEQRGWSSDGDYKLVRGPEVKNNMGNLDYNDIDSQTEVPDKELDMIDSTEEEATFEPETEPAKPVVKIAADAGKGNQKQQEVITLFYYLVATLLAEFLILAIIIVLGESAKKFGSKSTEIVEV
- the LOC135944251 gene encoding uncharacterized protein LOC135944251, with the protein product MTATRKVLGLLAFVILSVAANPASRIDQGISDALGTDDLLRKTYQATKIVDGKDTIVLLGNTGTGKSTLSKYIRGDPTLRVEKITLTQPSAKETSELESWYQNSEENQSIGDQKINYRLIFTDGDVKIGSNSSHKSKTLVPNVDVDSETGIHIVDCAGFTDTRGSKVDLAAAYFNKKLLDSSRKVKIVIVENYANLKQHGSRDSFPNTLKYTANLIGENLDELEGSMGLVVTKVERMENIKTAFTEVKQYLSSTLKHLEEIKEGNDNKEAEDSLRKARLLEYLRANVQLFLAPQSEKLEPDERNRKILRKFVFDRLNFSKPFSYEFQATVAAETKIYIRDELSSATEAAIRNEIQKLQDHLTQYVGAAVTVDMRPANLMTRNAIAFCSNFLNAVKNVNNLEQLLMFAKRRIKGDGRNFAEVQFQLENAKFFYQLIGRDFTELETSLMLSLKTSIQDHATAELNFASFLDGMVHDFGNYKPQVRGGAVEKEIERVDKENFIDFASNLRNWGFSSKTARIAASLTPTDLNLQFFNKLASEFQIRKAKEGLKNGSVMLFSRFLVLSQIKQRIEQKGPTEGEFVVMASEKIFVDCNLEVQHAHLKFIAPIVYVVKENTYLRLKGEHAKEKEKARSCNRGNDFDRRGPLHWDAEKGEPGHDGYSSGNLAILALEVQNGGWLTVISEGGDGGRGQDGGDGCDAIEFNAWNDTNLVDKHCGPELICTIETIVPTDGQAAGKGGLGALAGTQHIMLKTENPLIKTRSTLGKQGTGGRGGFPGGSGRPCQLKQIKEMDPFDLENIFTFGMKMQVQTMALSLVYLSISAHCNYALVNASKGPDGLPSLETNSRKQKFHDSDLFGTVLELRKYLSSQNLPLVPESGAGRLLKFYFNSDKFVTQFSYTSLLEAAEIDLEAPHNGHDDAIKSQLLYYSIILESVRQWREIHRDHKTDALEMELSSLLDTLRTYNDGKQVVRLAELVEWQLHRLNDVGTALRDVSKYELVDAEKKSLAKTIEAAAQMIEKVQQRNFEGMKRQADEEFRSLLEKFDVMRFHHIKQAKTLAEHRKEVERDMIKNIGLSIVNVASILTGLFFPPAALVGPTVSGIVHAAVPQPKELQYTQHVERIKLANVILQNMERQKKEQRENMIHAMKAVAELDATDKFLSDKNRETIQRLIVRDAPHVAIDFQSVMDTVDLDFASKIGTYQPSSESDYESRIKKFETSRQTLRRHSVALGTAAEIGNTYLRYSNDKAKLNQIDDVIEKNLETLKDLGEYEQNLHKTFKPLVEQMLQTFKSTALELTQKNSFELLFQKLELKQTAKAFISLLQKVTQDFFAKDEGFSIIVTDLLDVLTTLVDAYEQIEQLRFRIKLFDFLGKISGVQCSTEDCNSLEKTSQRVKLRQLVREFGFVYSAYRQVSFPFGTGKVQAVVDKNILELFSAPKERVVTILKNNLEQIRDVLKAEKTQTDKKDADVIKTEFSMLKSTNPFYTWRHSEYETSIKKLLQGEQITLDASVWSVGVRNAVKANWVTLNITSEDEKVAQTLRELLDHFHLEMVRGKRSYYRCGAGIYAVSGEELNLTLSFETNRQGNPVSANAAVEKLNEGNVPLSPYVLWKFRLRHESKEDPELLFRQLGQLAPVVDLHLVGKGSYVNEGADVCNTLLSKTYELVGTL